Proteins from one Faecalibacterium sp. I3-3-33 genomic window:
- a CDS encoding MerR family transcriptional regulator, which produces MNIKQASEQSGVSAPNIRFYEKEGLLTPARRQGNDYRDYTAGDVRTLKLIRMLRMLDVPLPTIKAVLRGEQPLQQALQAQQTVLEQQAAQLAAAMQFCADLARQAPQTDTLDVDACLTRMESPAPQQGFFSGWLQDYCTLAQVQHQKHFFFIPQGSINTPQEFTAALQAYAEEKGMWFTLTKEGMYPEFSLDGIAYKAYRNPGKYRDEICCDAVHPEQLDAGLPARREKLLRILRIAVPSVCTFAAILAAGWVVTGGAGWFWLAALVSAGVLLGRCFERWL; this is translated from the coding sequence ATGAACATCAAACAGGCTTCCGAACAAAGCGGTGTGTCCGCCCCGAACATCCGCTTTTATGAAAAAGAAGGGCTCCTTACGCCGGCACGCCGACAGGGCAATGACTACCGCGATTATACCGCCGGGGATGTCCGCACCCTCAAGCTCATCCGTATGCTGCGGATGCTGGATGTGCCGCTGCCTACCATCAAGGCGGTACTGCGCGGGGAACAGCCTTTGCAGCAGGCGCTGCAAGCCCAGCAGACCGTGCTGGAACAGCAGGCGGCGCAGCTGGCGGCAGCCATGCAGTTTTGTGCCGACCTTGCCCGGCAGGCTCCGCAGACGGACACGCTGGACGTGGATGCCTGCCTGACCCGCATGGAAAGCCCCGCCCCGCAGCAGGGCTTCTTCTCCGGCTGGCTGCAGGATTACTGCACGCTGGCGCAGGTGCAGCACCAGAAGCACTTTTTCTTTATTCCGCAGGGCAGCATCAACACACCGCAGGAGTTTACGGCGGCGTTGCAGGCCTATGCAGAGGAAAAGGGGATGTGGTTCACCCTGACCAAAGAGGGGATGTACCCGGAGTTTTCGCTGGACGGCATCGCGTATAAGGCCTACCGCAACCCGGGCAAGTACCGGGACGAGATCTGCTGCGATGCTGTGCACCCCGAGCAGCTGGACGCCGGACTGCCCGCCCGGCGGGAGAAGTTGCTGCGCATCTTGCGCATCGCTGTGCCGTCGGTATGTACCTTTGCCGCCATTCTGGCGGCAGGGTGGGTGGTGACCGGTGGCGCAGGCTGGTTCTGGCTGGCGGCGCTGGTCTCTGCCGGGGTGCTGCTGGGACGCTGCTTTGAAAGGTGGCTGTAA
- a CDS encoding polysaccharide deacetylase family protein — protein sequence MKLFVQRTGWRIGLWGGLLAATLAAFAAGWLVPARAPAGCKLGELTAAPDFSPFAPAAPAVAASDAGTPAAPSLPEKWVCLTFDDGPSKTTPEVLAALDAAGVHGTFFVVATGYNEKYLPLLTQAAAAGHQIALHSASHEYSDIYRSSAAYWKDIALLKERIAPYVDAESIRYLRFPGGSTNTVSRRYGGKGLMSQLKTEVEQRGWQWVDWNVCAEDAVGGHPSADTIYRNVVRETGEQTHCVVLMHDSATTRTTAEALPDIIRWYTNNGYTFLTVAEALPLG from the coding sequence ATGAAACTATTTGTGCAGCGCACCGGCTGGCGCATCGGACTATGGGGCGGGCTGCTGGCGGCAACGCTGGCAGCGTTTGCGGCAGGGTGGCTGGTACCGGCACGCGCACCGGCGGGCTGTAAGCTGGGCGAGCTGACCGCCGCGCCGGACTTCAGTCCCTTTGCCCCTGCCGCACCGGCAGTGGCTGCATCCGATGCCGGTACGCCCGCTGCCCCTTCCCTGCCGGAAAAATGGGTCTGCCTAACCTTTGATGACGGCCCCAGCAAGACCACCCCGGAGGTGCTGGCTGCGCTGGACGCCGCCGGGGTGCACGGCACCTTTTTTGTGGTAGCCACCGGCTACAACGAGAAATACCTGCCCCTGCTCACACAGGCTGCTGCCGCCGGGCACCAAATCGCGCTGCACTCTGCCTCCCACGAATACAGCGACATCTACCGCAGCAGCGCCGCCTACTGGAAGGATATCGCCCTGCTGAAGGAGCGCATTGCGCCCTATGTGGACGCAGAGAGCATCCGCTACCTGCGCTTTCCCGGCGGCAGCACCAACACCGTGAGCCGCCGCTACGGCGGCAAGGGGCTGATGTCGCAGCTGAAAACCGAGGTGGAGCAACGCGGCTGGCAGTGGGTAGACTGGAACGTCTGCGCCGAGGACGCCGTGGGCGGGCACCCCAGCGCGGATACCATCTACCGCAACGTGGTGCGGGAGACCGGCGAGCAGACCCATTGCGTGGTGCTGATGCACGACTCTGCCACCACCCGCACCACCGCCGAGGCACTGCCGGATATCATCCGGTGGTATACGAATAACGGCTACACCTTTTTGACCGTAGCCGAGGCGCTGCCGCTGGGGTAA